A window of the Cheilinus undulatus linkage group 21, ASM1832078v1, whole genome shotgun sequence genome harbors these coding sequences:
- the bri3 gene encoding brain protein I3, producing MVDSKPLLQDRPPAYATVPGAYEYGPQQHNYGAIPPAAPPPYPYPDGQGYPAAPMAPAVSQQPYAGTYTIIQPSVVVVGGCPACRVGVLEDDFTCLGILCAIFFFPLGLLFCFALRQRRCPNCGATFG from the exons ATGGTGGACAGCAAACCTCTCCTCCAGGACAGACCTCCCGCCTACGCCACGGTCCCCGGGGCTTATGAATACGGGCCACAGCAACACAACTACGGGGCCATCCCCCCTGCGGCCCCGCCGCCGTACCCCTACCCCGATGGACAAG GATACCCTGCGGCCCCCATGGCCCCAGCTGTCTCCCAGCAGCCGTATGCTGGGACCTACACCATCATCCAGCCCTCTGTAGTGGTGGTGGGGGGCTGTCCTGCCTGCAG AGTCGGTGTCCTGGAGGACGACTTCACCTGTCTGGGGATCCTGTGTGCCATCTTCTTCTTCCCCCTGGGTCTCCTCTTCTGCTTCGCCCTGCGTCAGAGAAGGTGTCCCAACTGTGGCGCCACCTTCGGCTAG